GGTCGGGGTGGGGGTGCTGGAAGGGGTTGACGTCAGGGGGGGTGGCTTCGCCGCGACAGGCGCAGGCACCGCGGGGCGCGGGGTCTGCAGGGGGGCCGGCACGCTGCGCGCCGCCTGGTAAGACGAGGCCGTCCCCTTTTGCGACAGCTTGAACACCGCCACGGCATGCACCAGCTGCTGTGCCTGGCCCTTGAGGCTTTCGGCGGCCGCGGCACTCTGCTCGACCAGCGCGGCATTCTGCTGCGTGACCTGGTCCATCTGCCCCACGGCGCCGCTCACCTGCTGGATGCCCGAGCTTTGCTCGACCGTCGCCGAGGTGATCTCCGCGACGATGTCGCTCACGCGGCGGATGGAGCCCACGATCTCGTCCATCGTCTTGCCCGCCTGGTCCACCAGCACGGTGCCCTGCTCCACCTGCTCCACGCTGCGGCCGATGAGCGTCTTGATCTCCTTGGCCGCCTCCGCGCTGCGCTGCGCCAGCGTGCGCACCTCGGACGCCACCACGGCAAAGCCCCGACCCTGCTCGCCGGCCCGTGCGGCCTCCACCGCGGCGTTCAACGCCAGGATGTTGGTCTGGAAGGCGATGCCGTCGATCACGCCGATGATGTCGCCGATCTTGCGGCTGCTGTCGCTGATGCCCTGCATCGTGGACACGACCTTGCCCACCACCTCACCGCCCTGGGCCGCCACCGCCGACGCGCCCTGCGCCAGGGTGTTGGCCTGCTGCGCGCTGTCGGCGTTGTTGCGCACGGTGGATCCCAGCTGGCTCATGGTGGCCGATGTCTGCTGAAGCGCCGTCGCCTGCTCTTCGGTGCGCTGGCTCAGATCCTGGTTGCCCAGTGCGATCTCGGCGCTCGCCGTGGCCACCCCTTCGGCGTTCTGCCGCACCTGCGAGACCACATCGGTCAGTGAGGTCTGCATGGCGGCCAGCGCGCCGAGCAGCGGGCTGAACTCGTCACGTGCGTCGTCCGCCACGGCCACCGAGAAATCGCCTTCCTTGACGCGGTCAGCCACCGTCTGCGCCTGCGCCACACGGCCGCGCAACGAGCGCGCCATGTACCACGAGAAGGCCAGCAGGCCGACCCCCACCGCCGCGACCAGGCCGGAAAGCTGCAGACGCGTGCTGTCCACGTTCGTGCCGATGGTGGCCACATCCTGCCCCAGGACCTTGATCTGCCGATCACGCTCCTCGCTCAACCACTTCTGGATCTTGGCGAACTGCGGCGTGGTGGTCTGGGCCAGCATCACCAGGGCCTCCTCTTGCTGCCCGTCCTTGACCAGCTGAAGGTTCTTCAGCGCCACCGGCCACGACACCTCCTGCAGGTCCAACCAATCGCGCTTGAAGGCATCCCGGCCCGCCTGGTCGGTGATCTCGGCCAGAAAGTCCGCGTCGTTCTTCGAAATCTGCTCGCGCTTCAGTCGCACGGCGTTGGCCGCCTGCTCGATCTCTTCCGGGCTCTTGGCCAGCATGGCCTGCCGGATGTCGGACAGCGCCTGCGACACCTTCAGTTCGGTGCTGGCAATCAGGCTGAGCTGCAGCACCTTGACGTTGCCCGTGCGGTGGGTCAGGCCCTGCACTTCACCCAACTGCTGCCAGGCACTGGCGGTCACGGCCACCAGGGCCGCGATCAACGTCAAAGAGACAACATAGAGCCGCGCGCTCAGGCTCAAATTGTGGAAGAAAGACATGGTGCGTTTCCTGTACGAGAGAAACCCACTATGACGTCATGGCTGTCACACGCGGAAGTGTGTCATTGTCCGAAATCCGACTTTCTGGCAACTTTGTCGCAGGGGTGACGGACAGATCTGGTCGCCGCTCACGCCACACCATGAAATTCGCAACAGCCAGCACGCAATGCAAAAAGCCCAAGTGACGCATCACTTGGGCTTTCTCGTGTTCCTGGTCGGGGTGAGAGGATTCGAACCTCCGGCCTCTACGTCCCGAACGTAGCGCTCTACCAGGCTAAGCTACACCCCGTCTCTGATCTGCTGCTCAAGAAGAGCGCTTGATCGAGTCAGACAGCAATTCTAGCATGGCTTCTCGCCACTTCGAGGCCGGCAGTGCATCCAGACAACGTTTCGCCACCTCGGCCTGGGCGTGCGCGGCCTCGCGCGTGGCCTCCAGCGCCCCCGTGGCCTTCACGATCTCGATGATCTGCGGCATGCGCTCCACCTCGCCGTGCACGATGGCCTCACGGATCAGCGCCGACTGCTCGGGCGTGCCACGCTGCATGGCCACCAGCAGCGGCAGCGTGGGCTTGCCTTCGCGCAGGTCGTCGCCGATGTTCTTGCCCAGTTCGGCCGTGCTGCCTTCGTAATCCAGCAGGTCGTCGATCAGCTGGAAGGCGGTGCCGATGGCGCGGCCATACGATGCGCAGGCCTCCTCGATCTCGGCCGGCGCATCCGAGATGACGGCGCCCAGGCGGGCACTCGCCTCGAACAGCTTCGCCGTCTTGTATTCGATGACACGCAGGTAGTCGTCCACCGAGATGTCGGGGTCGTGCATGTTCATCAGCTGCAGCACCTCGCCCTCGGCAATCACGTTGGTGGCCTCGGCCAGCACCTCCATCACGCGCAGGCGGTTGGTCGACACCATCATCTGGAAGGCGCGCGAGTAAAGGAAGTCGCCCACCAGCACGCTGGCCGCGTTGCCGAACAGCGCATTGGCCGTCTTGCGGCCCCGACGCAGATCCGATTCATCGACCACATCGTCGTGCAGCAGCGTCGCGGTGTGGATGAACTCGACCACCGCGGCCAGTTCGTGGCGGTGCGGCGTGTCCTCGCCCAGCGCGCCAGCCACCAGCAGCAGCAGCATCGGGCGCACCCGCTTGCCGCCGGCACTCACGATGTAGTGCGAGATCTGGTTGACCAGGGCCACCTTCGAGGCCAGACGCTGGTGGATGACCTCGTCCACCAGGGCCATGTCGGCGGCGGCAAGGGCTCGGTAGCTGGATGGCGTGGTGGAGGCGGTCACAAGCGCGGGGGGGTTGAAAGGTAACGGAACGCGTCATTATAGGAAGGCAGTCCGGGCGCATCCGGAGCACCACAGTGGCTGGCGGGGCAGTGGCCCGTGGCCGACAATGGCAAATCCAAGGCCTCCTGATCCACGTCACCATGAGCAGCCCGCACACCGTTCCCCTCGAGCCCGCGCCGCACGTCGCCCCGACGCCCGCGTTGAGCCTCGCCATCATCGGCGCCGGCCCGGCCGGACTGAGCCTCGCGCTGCAGGCCGCCGCCGCCCTGCCCAAGGCCCGCATCACCGTGTTCGACGCACGCAGCGCCAGCAAGGACATCTCGGGCGACGCGCGCACCCTGGCCCTGTCGCTCGGCACCGTGCAGGAACTGCAGCGCATGGGCGTGTGGGATGCCATCGAGCAGGCCGGCCAGACTGCGCCGATTCGCGAAGTGCACGTCTCGCAGCAGCAACCCACCGTGCTGTGGCCAGGCGCCCAACAGCCCGAAGTGCGCATCACGGCGCAGGAGCAGGGCGTGCCCCGCCTGGGTGTGGTGTGCAGCTACGGCACGCTCGTGGCGCCACTGCAAAAAGCCTGGGAGGCCGCCACCGCGGCCGAGCCGCACCGTCTGGCCATGCGCTTCGACACCCCGGTGCGTGGCTTCAAGCCGCTGGGCCCGGAAGGCGTGGAGATCGACGCCGACATCGCCGAGCGCTTCGACCTGGCCGTGGTGGCCGAAGGCGGGGTCTTTTCCGAGCAGGCCAAGCTGCAATGGCCGCGCGGCGTCAGCCACGACTACAACCAGACCGCCTGGGTGGGCCAGGTCCTGCTGGACGACTCCGGCGCCCGTGGCACGGCGTTCGAGCGCTTCACCCCCTCGGGTCCGGCTGCGCTGCTGCCCCTGCCCGATGGTCCGATCGAGCCCGGTGGCCCGGTGGGGCGGCGCGCAGCCCTGGTGTGGTGCGTCAATGCGGCCGACGATCCCGTGCTGGAACTCACCCCGGCGCAGCGGCTCACGCTGCTCAACACGGTCTTCCACCCGGACGCCGGGCAGCTGCTGGCCATGTCGCCGCTGAAGGCCTTCCCGCTGGGCCTCAACGCCCATCGCAAGTTGGTCGAAGACGGCGCCGTGGTGCGCATCGGCAATGCCGCGCAGACGATGCACCCGGTGGCCGGCCAGGGCTTCAACCTCGGCATGCGCGACGTGCACGAGTTGCTGGCCGCGCTCAAGGCCGAAACCTTGGCGCCGCCCGCCGGCACGCCAGGGGTGCTGCAAGCCGATGCCACTGCGCGGGCCAGCCGCGTGCAGCACGCGCTGCGCCGCTTCGAGCGTCGCCGTCAGCCCGATCGCTGGGCCCTGCTCGCCACCACCGATTTCCTCGCACGGAGCTTCACTTGGCCCGCGCCCATCCTCGCCACGGCACGCGGCCTCGGGCTGGGTGCCGTGCAGGCCCTCGGCCCGGTCAAGCGCCTGGTGGCGCGCTCGATGATGTTCGGCTGGCGCTGAACCCGCTGCGTTCAGACCCGCTCGGTGGCCTCCGCCGGGCGGATCACGGTGCGGCCCATGCGGCCGGAACGTCCACCGCCAACCGATCCGGCACCGCCGTCGACCCACCATGGGCCAGGGTCAGGGCCCAGGCGGCGATGGCGGCGAACAGGGTGTGCTGCAACAACTTCTTGCGCATGAATCGGCTCCAGGAATCAATGCGGTCATCCTAGGCAAGCGGCCGGCCGGCAATGCACCGAACAGGGCACCTCCAGCCGTGCACTTCAGCACGATTTGTTCCCCTCGCCCCTGGCAGCAGCGGGGCCGCCGACCTCCAG
This is a stretch of genomic DNA from Aquabacterium olei. It encodes these proteins:
- a CDS encoding polyprenyl synthetase family protein, with product MALVDEVIHQRLASKVALVNQISHYIVSAGGKRVRPMLLLLVAGALGEDTPHRHELAAVVEFIHTATLLHDDVVDESDLRRGRKTANALFGNAASVLVGDFLYSRAFQMMVSTNRLRVMEVLAEATNVIAEGEVLQLMNMHDPDISVDDYLRVIEYKTAKLFEASARLGAVISDAPAEIEEACASYGRAIGTAFQLIDDLLDYEGSTAELGKNIGDDLREGKPTLPLLVAMQRGTPEQSALIREAIVHGEVERMPQIIEIVKATGALEATREAAHAQAEVAKRCLDALPASKWREAMLELLSDSIKRSS
- a CDS encoding methyl-accepting chemotaxis protein — its product is MSFFHNLSLSARLYVVSLTLIAALVAVTASAWQQLGEVQGLTHRTGNVKVLQLSLIASTELKVSQALSDIRQAMLAKSPEEIEQAANAVRLKREQISKNDADFLAEITDQAGRDAFKRDWLDLQEVSWPVALKNLQLVKDGQQEEALVMLAQTTTPQFAKIQKWLSEERDRQIKVLGQDVATIGTNVDSTRLQLSGLVAAVGVGLLAFSWYMARSLRGRVAQAQTVADRVKEGDFSVAVADDARDEFSPLLGALAAMQTSLTDVVSQVRQNAEGVATASAEIALGNQDLSQRTEEQATALQQTSATMSQLGSTVRNNADSAQQANTLAQGASAVAAQGGEVVGKVVSTMQGISDSSRKIGDIIGVIDGIAFQTNILALNAAVEAARAGEQGRGFAVVASEVRTLAQRSAEAAKEIKTLIGRSVEQVEQGTVLVDQAGKTMDEIVGSIRRVSDIVAEITSATVEQSSGIQQVSGAVGQMDQVTQQNAALVEQSAAAAESLKGQAQQLVHAVAVFKLSQKGTASSYQAARSVPAPLQTPRPAVPAPVAAKPPPLTSTPSSTPTPTLAQTPVAAQADADDWTSF
- a CDS encoding FAD-dependent monooxygenase — protein: MSSPHTVPLEPAPHVAPTPALSLAIIGAGPAGLSLALQAAAALPKARITVFDARSASKDISGDARTLALSLGTVQELQRMGVWDAIEQAGQTAPIREVHVSQQQPTVLWPGAQQPEVRITAQEQGVPRLGVVCSYGTLVAPLQKAWEAATAAEPHRLAMRFDTPVRGFKPLGPEGVEIDADIAERFDLAVVAEGGVFSEQAKLQWPRGVSHDYNQTAWVGQVLLDDSGARGTAFERFTPSGPAALLPLPDGPIEPGGPVGRRAALVWCVNAADDPVLELTPAQRLTLLNTVFHPDAGQLLAMSPLKAFPLGLNAHRKLVEDGAVVRIGNAAQTMHPVAGQGFNLGMRDVHELLAALKAETLAPPAGTPGVLQADATARASRVQHALRRFERRRQPDRWALLATTDFLARSFTWPAPILATARGLGLGAVQALGPVKRLVARSMMFGWR